In the genome of Fusarium fujikuroi IMI 58289 draft genome, chromosome FFUJ_chr02, one region contains:
- a CDS encoding related to ATP-binding protein, putative pantothenate kinase, which translates to MAPHFIDDKTEICLPFILSQLKLHREESPDRPFVIGLNGIQGAGKSTLVKALSKALESQHVPTLVCSIDEFYLTRQDQVALAEAHPDNALVQHRGEPGTHDLPLLKAFFEALLRGEPTKLPKYDKAIKGGKGDRLSESEWLPVNQPGQDKIQAIILEGWCVGFRPLTREDVEARLNMPNRTLKQHKLEDLLFVNEKLAEYDSVTDSFDAFIQIDAEDLGYVYGWRLEQEDHLREERGDPEAGMTSVEVVKFVDGYYPAYELYTDRMRKGVLANRPGRQLRMVVGRDRKVKHVRRV; encoded by the exons ATGGCTCCCCACTTCATCGACGACAAAACTGAGATTTGCCTCCCCTTCATTCTCTCTCAGCTCAAACTCCACCGCGAAGAGTCTCCCGACCGCCCCTTTGTCATCGGCCTCAACGGTATCCAGGGCGCCGGCAAGTCGACCCTTGTCAAGGCATTGAGCAAGGCTCTCGAGAGCCAGCATGTGCCCACCCTTGTCTGTAGCATAGATGAGTTCTATCTCACTCGCCAGGATCAGGTTGCCCTCGCTGAAGCTCACCCTGACAATGCCCTTGTTCAGCATCGTGGGGAGCCTG GAACTCACGACTTGCCTCTCCTCAAAGCCTTCTTTGAGGCATTATTAAGAGGAGAGCCCACAAAGCTGCCAAAATACGACAAAGCCATCAAAGGCGGTAAAGGTGACCGCCTTTCAGAGTCTGAATGGCTTCCTGTGAATCAGCCGGGCCAGGACAAGATCCAGGCTATCATTTTGGAGGGATGGTGTGTAGGCTTCCGTCCTCTGACCcgtgaggatgttgaggcgAGGCTTAACATGCCCAACCGAACTCTCAAACAACATAAACTTGAGGACCTTCTATTCGTAAATGAGAAGCTCGCCGAGTATGACTCCGTCACAGATTCCTTCGACGCATTCATTCAAATCGATGCAGAAGATCTTGGCTACGTCTATGGTTGGCGATtggagcaagaagatcacTTGCGTGAGGAAAGGGGTGACCCGGAAGCGGGGATGACATCTGTGGAGGTGGTCAAATTCGTTGACGGCTACTATCCTGCTTATGAGCTCTATACTGATAGGATGAGAAAAGGAGTTCTCGCCAACCGACCGGGTCGTCAATTGAGGATGGTAGTAGGCCGCGACAGAAAAGTAAAACATGTCCGACGAGTATAA
- a CDS encoding related to laccase precursor — protein MSRLSSISLIALASPLTALPEPINSKFQNQGSCSGNTPTTRDQWCGFDIHSDYYSVVPDTGVTREYWLEISEITFAPDGVPRFAQAINGTIPGPTIFADWGDNVVVHMTSNLKTSSNGSSFHFHGTHQNYTNPHDGVVAITQCPVAPGSSVTYRWRANQYGTSWYHSHFGLQTYDGVYGGLIIRGPASANYDEDVGTIMLSDWSHKTVNQLLHDVQREGPALMDNVLINGTNVYGNDTDKNQTGERFRLDFEEGKTYRLRLINTGIDTLYKFSIDHHTLKVIAVDFVSVEPYETDHISLAIGERMDILVTANRASRASSFWLRAIPQLDCTRNVNPQNALGIVSYASNSTTPTTKGRKHEDHCQDEPYESIVPVVPRNVGPPEMEVIQNANRSWNSDGIIKWALNSTTMIAEWGEPSLLKLNNSASFTKSNAVIRVPKKDVWVYLAIETEQDISHPIHLHGFDFQILAQGPGPYDSNVTLNTENPPRRDTALLPAKGHLVIAFLTDNPGVWLMHCHIGWHAAEGFSLQFIVREDEIPSLVSDQEYKDIEEGCKAWNGFSHKMKMEQDDSGI, from the exons ATGTCCAGACTGTCTTCAATTTCTCTCATCGCTTTGGCTTCGCCCTTAACCGCCCTGCCGGAGcccatcaactccaagttTCAGAATCAAGGATCATGTTCGGGGAACACACCTACGACTCGAGACCAATGGTGTGGATTCGATATCCACAGTGATTACTACTCGGTTGTTCCTGATACTGGTGTGACGAGAGAATACTGGCTTGAAATCAGCGAGATAACCTTTGCTCCGGATGGAGTTCCCAGATTCGCTCAAGCTATCAACGGAACGATACCAG GGCCAACTATCTTTGCCGACTGGGGCGATAATGTTGTCGTTCACATGACAAGTAATCTGAAGACTTCTTCCAACGGTTCATCCTTTCACTTCCATGGCACTCATCAAAATTACACAAACCCACACGATGGAGTTGTTGCTATTACCCAGTGCCCTGTTGCACCAGGGTCCTCTGTAACATACAGATGGCGTGCGAACCAGTATGGTACCTCGTGGTATCACTCTCATTTTGGGCTCCAGACTTATGATGGTGTTTACGGTGGTTTGATCATTCGTGGTCCTGCAAGCGCTAACtatgatgaggatgttgggACTATCATGCTCAGCGACTGGTCGCACAAGACTGTCAATCAACTTTTACATGATGTCCAGCGAGAGGGTCCTGCGCTGATGGATAATGTTCTCATCAATGGCACTAATGTTTATGGAAATGACACCGATAAGAACCAGACGGGAGAGAGATTCAGATTGGACTTCGAGGAGGGCAAGACATATCGCCTACGTCTCATCAACACTGGGATTGATACTCTATATAAGTTTTCTATCGATCATCATACTCTCAAGGTCATTGCGGTGGACTTTGTATCAGTTGAGCCCTATGAGACCGACCACATCAGCCTCGCAATCG GTGAACGCATGGATATTCTTGTCACGGCAAACCGAGCTTCAAGGGCATCGTCATTTTGGCTTCGCGCTATCCCTCAACTTGACTGCACCAGAAACGTCAACCCTCAGAATGCGCTCGGTATTGTATCTTATGCATCGAACAGCACTACGCCAACGACGAAAGGACGCAAGCACGAGGATCATTGCCAAGATGAGCCTTACGAGAGCATTGTACCTGTAGTTCCTCGCAATGTTGGACCTCCCGAAATGGAAGTCATACAGAACGCCAACCGCTCCTGGAACTCAGATGGCATCATCAAATGGGCGCTTAACAGCACCACCATGATCGCAGAATGGGGCGAACCctccctcctcaagctcaataaCAGCGCCTCATTCACCAAGTCTAATGCTGTCATTCGTGTTCCCAAAAAGGATGTCTGGGTTTACCTTGCTATTGAGACAGAACAGGATATCTCTCATCCTATCCACCTTCACGGATTCGATTTTCAGATTCTCGCTCAAGGCCCCGGCCCATACGATTCAAATGTCACTCTCAACACAGAAAACCCGCCACGCCGTGATACTGCTCTTTTACCTGCCAAAGGACACCTTGTGATCGCATTTCTCACCGACAATCCAGGTGTGTGGCTCATGCATTGCCATATAGGTTGGCATGCTGCTGAAGGCTTCTCGCTACAATTTATTGTTCGAGAAGACGAAATCCCAAGCCTCGTGTCGGACCAGGAATACAAGGATATCGAAGAAGGTTGCAAAGCATGGAATGGCTTCTCacacaagatgaagatggagcaGGACGACTCGGGTATCTGA
- a CDS encoding probable blue-light-inducible Bli-3 protein produces MSFSNANTGDAPADPYKKANAEEVPLQTKIEDLVHFITKEKFGMMTTRGSGSGNLVSRCMALAATETGGIDLLFHTNTESGKTDDLDADPHVNVSFINASGEWASIAGNASISTDRSLVSKHYSPTLKAWLGDLGDGVHDGSENDPRIGIIRVKTVSVTYSLVSKNLLSRAADIASSAVTGEPASPNTLREISEGDVRSWRASRE; encoded by the exons ATGTCTTTCTCTAACGCAAACACTGGCGATGCCCCCGCCGATCCTTACAAGAAGGCAAACGCCGAGGAGGTTCCCCTCCAGACCAAGATTGAGGATCTCGTCCACTTCATTACCAAGGAGAAGTTTGGCATGATGACCACCCGTGGCTCAGGCTCTGGTAACCTTGTATCTCGCTGCATGGCACTGGCTGCCACA GAGACTGGAGGCATTGACCTTCTCTTCCACACCAACACGGAGTCTGGCAAGACCGACGACCTCGATGCTGACCCTCACGTCAACGTTTCTTTCATCAACGCCTCCGGAGAGTGGGCTTCCATTGCTGGCAATGCTAGTATTAGCACGGATCGAAGTCTTGTTTCCAAGCACTACAGCCCTACACTCAAGGCTTGGCTTGGTGATCTCGGTGACGGTGTCCATGATGGTTCTGAGAATGATCCTCGTATCGGAATCATCCGGGTCAAGACAGTATCGGTCACCTATTCTCTCGTTTCCAAGAACCTGCTGAGCCGCGCTGCCGACATTGCTTCCAGCGCCGTCACTGGCGAGCCTGCTTCGCCCAACACATTGAGGGAGATTTCGGAAGGGGATGTGCGATCTTGGCGCGCTTCGCGAGAGTAA
- a CDS encoding probable methyltransferase DPH5, with protein sequence MLYLVGLGLSDETDITVKGLEVVKKASRVYLEAYTSILLVEQSVLESYYGRSITVADREMVESNSDEILRNAQNEDVAFLVVGDPFGATTHTDLVLRARELEIPVRTVPNASIMSGIGACGLQLYNFGQTVSMVFFTDTWKPASFYDRIKENRQIGLHTLVLVDIKVKEQSLENMARGRLVYEPPRYMTVGQCAQQMLEIEDERKEGVYTKDSLAIGAARVGGKTEKFVAGTLEELCSTDEELGPPLHSLVLLGRRTHELELDYVRQFAVDKEKWDRLWKAEYGKQL encoded by the exons ATGTTGTACCTCGTAGGACTTGGTCTCTCTGACGAGACAGATATTACtgtcaagggtcttgaggtcGTCAAGAAAGCCTCCAGGGTCTACCTGGAGGCTTATACTAGCATTCTGCTTGTCGAGCAATCTGTCTTG GAATCGTATTATGGACGATCCATCACTGTAGCTGACCGTGAGATGGTCGAGTCAAACAGCGACGAGATCCTCCGAAATGCGCAGAACGAAGATGTTGCGTTCCTTGTTGTTGGAGATCCCTTCGG TGCTACTACTCATACggatcttgttcttcgtGCCCGGGAACTCGAAATCCCTGTCCGAACCGTTCCCAACGCCTCCATCATGTCCGGGATTGGCGCATGCGGTCTCCAGCTCTACAACTTTGGACAAACCGTGTCCATGGTTTTCTTCACTGATACATGGAAGCCCGCGTCTTTCTACGATCGGATAAAGGAGAATCGTCAAATCGGTTTACACACGCTAGTCTTGGTCGatatcaaggtcaaggagcagAGTCTCGAGAACATGGCCCGAGGTCGTCTGGTCTACGAGCCTCCCCGCTACATGACTGTCGGCCAGTGTGCACAACAGATGCTAGAGATTGAAGACGAGCGTAAGGAGGGTGTCTATACCAAGGATAGTCTGGCCATTGGCGCTGCTCGCGTGGGAGGCAAGACGGAGAAGTTCGTGGCTGGTACTTTGGAGGAGCTTTGCTCTACGGACGAGGAGCTAGGGCCTCCTCTTCACAGTCTCGTCCTCCTTGGCCGAAGAACACACGAGCTGGAGCTCGACTACGTCCGGCAGTTTGCGGTTGACAAGGAGAAGTGGGATAGGCTATGGAAAGCTGAGTACGGAAAGCAGCTGTGA
- a CDS encoding related to C2H2 finger domain protein yields MSDSKKGAYGGAPSGDTDFRKTYDLDEYAAKANEREAKEKEESKARYEAKLAGKKYHKPLTGDETYTSARRNVIDLTQQIGKTQLVPGGAGVGKRGRGAGFYCEPCDLTFKDNKQYIEHLNTPQHLINTGQTTEVKRATAEEVHERIEYYIRRRDELEKEKQTSLHERLQLREEEAEKEAEERRKKRREDNERKRIKKEEEARVKMEYGEDVRVDGEHDEDDMMAAMGFTGFGTSKK; encoded by the coding sequence ATGTCCGACTCCAAGAAAGGCGCCTATGGTGGCGCGCCATCAGGCGATACCGATTTTCGAAAGACCTACGATCTCGACGAATACGCTGCCAAAGCCAATGAACGCGaggcaaaagaaaaagaagagtccAAGGCGCGTTATGAAGCCAAGCTGGCAGGCAAGAAATACCACAAGCCTCTAACGGGCGACGAAACATACACATCAGCACGCCGGAATGTCATAGATCTCACACAACAAATCGGAAAAACGCAGCTTGTCCCCGGAGGTGCAGGTGTCGGAAAGCGTGGCCGTGGAGCTGGTTTCTACTGTGAGCCTTGCGATCTCACGttcaaagacaacaagcAATACATTGAGCATCTCAACACACCACAGCACTTGATAAATACGGGACAAACGACTGAAGTCAAGCGCGCGACGGCAGAGGAAGTCCACGAACGTATTGAGTATTACATCCGACGGCGAGACgagctggagaaggagaagcagacTAGCCTACACGAACGACTACAGTTGCgggaagaagaggccgagaaagaagccgaagagcggaggaagaagagaagggaggataatgaaaggaagaggatcaagaaggaggaggaggcaagGGTGAAGATGGAATATGGAGAGGACGTTCGTGTTGATGGTGAacatgacgaagacgatatGATGGCAGCAATGGGCTTTACTGGATTTGGGACGTCGAAGAAGTGA
- a CDS encoding probable ubiquitin-conjugating enzyme E2 has product MAASSAPAASLLKRQLKEMQAGKDIPGISCGLVNDNNIFEWEVMLMISDDCKYYGGGNFRARLSFPSSYPHMPPSLTFQDPIPFHPNIYENGKLCISILHPPEEDEYGYEAASERWSPVQTPETILLSTISLFHSPNDESPANVEAARMFREEREGKNKDFRRRCRKCVRESLGED; this is encoded by the exons ATGGCCGCTAGTTCTGCTCCAGCAGCTTCGTTGCTGAAGCGACAACTCAAAGAGATGCAGGCTGGCAAGGATATTCCAGGCATCTCATGTGGCCTCGTAAACGATAACAACATCTTTGAGTGGGAGGTGATGCTCATGATTAGCGACGACTGCAAATACTACGGCG GAGGCAACTTCCGGGCTCGTCTATCCTTTCCGTCGAGTTACCCTCACATGCCACCTTCACTCACATTTCAAGACCCCATTCCTTTCCACCCGAATATCTACGAAAACGGCAAGCTCTGCATTTCCATCCTCCATCCTCCCGAGGAAGACGAATATGGCTACGAAGCGGCCTCTGAACGTTGGAGCCCTGTCCAGACACCCGAAACTATTCTTCTCAGCACCATCAGTCTTTTCCACAGCCCCAACGACGAAAGCCCTGCCAACGTGGAGGCTGCACGTATGTTCCGTGAGGAGAGGGAGGGCAAGAACAAGGATTTCCGAAGACGCTGCAGAAAGTGCGTGAGGGAGAGCTTGGGCGAGGATTAG
- a CDS encoding related to beta-1,4-mannosyltransferase — protein sequence MSAAFIVSVFAGALSCVFLVWLIRGLAILIPTCYQPSQKPEDDHIQILVVGDVGRSPRMQYHALSVAKHGRNVDIVGYKGMVPSPAYRDLCAHPNNGAETSRHPDLIGNPRVTMYALPPQPEVLQWGTLPFFLSIPLKVLWQFWGLFSTLMYDAPAAKWIIIQNPPSIPTFHVALLVSFLRGSKLVVDWHNYGYTILAQGKWYVKPLVPVYRWYETGFGRYLGDINLSVTDAMARQLKERPFNLKRSVLTLHDRPAQVFQPILSTTKRLAFLSRLAETKDIAKDIVDGAVRLIVSSTSWTPDEDFGLLLDALVSYASSAEASPILAIITGKGPQKELYLEKIKTLQEGGKLPGVRIITAWLSTRDYASLLASADLGISLHKSSSGVDLPMKVVDMFGAGLPVAAYSAFESFSELVKEGQNGCGFETSSELAEILARLLSFSGQEELARLKKGAVSEGSLRWDQEWDRVVGKVIGLVGEESI from the exons ATGTCAGCCGCTTTTATTGTCTCCGTCTTTGCTGGCGCTCTCAGCTGTGTCTTCCTGGTATGGCTGATACGTGGTCTTGCGATCCTTATCCCTACTTGCTATCAGCCTTCTCAGAAACCTGAAGATGACCATATCCAGATTCTTGTCGTCGGCGACGTCGGGCGCAGTCCTCGCATGCAATATCATGCTTTGAGTGTTGCCAAACATGGTCGAAATGTCGATATCGTGGGCTACAAAGGTATGGTTCCATCACCTGCATATCGCGACTTATGTGCACATCCTAACAATGGGGCAGAAACTTCAAGACACCCCGATCTTATCGGCAATCCTCGCGTTACTATGTATGCACTCCCACCACAACCTGAGGTCCTTCAATGGGGGACATTGCCATTCTTTCTCAGTATTCCTCTCAAGGTTTTATGGCAGTTCTGGGGTTTGTTCAGTACCTTGATGTACGATGCTCCTGCTGCGAAATGGATCATCATTCAA AACCCTCCCTCGATTCCAACTTTTCATGTTGCACTCTTGGTTTCCTTTCTACGAGGTAGTAAGCTTGTAGTGGACTGGCATAATTATGGCTACACCATTCTGGCGCAAGGGAAGTGGTATGTTAAGCCATTGGTTCCTGTGTACCGTTGGTATGAAACCGGCTTCGGACGATATCTGGGAGATATCAACCTTTCTGTCACCGATGCTATGGCCCGTCAGCTCAAAGAGAGGCCTTTCAACCTGAAGCGTTCTGTCCTCACACTTCATGACCGACCTGCCCAGGTGTTTCAACCTATTCTCTCTACTACAAAACGTCTGGCCTTTTTGTCTCGACTTGCAGAGACTAAAGACATTGCCAAGGATATTGTCGATGGAGCAGTACGGCTCATCGTAAGTAGCACTTCCTGGACGCCAGACGAGGACTTTGGTCTGCTCCTAGATGCTCTCGTCTCCTATGCCAGTTCCGCCGAGGCCTCACCCATCCTAGCTATAATTACTGGTAAGGGTCCGCAAAAAGAACTCTATCTTGAAAAAATCAAGACACTCCAGGAGGGTGGTAAACTACCTGGCGTTCGTATCATAACAGCGTGGCTTTCCACCAGGGACTATGCTTCACTTCTTGCTTCGGCAGACCTTGGTATCTCGCTGCATAAGTCCAGCTCGGGCGTTGATCTTCCCATGAAGGTGGTGGACATGTTTGGTGCTGGTCTCCCCGTCGCAGCATACTCGGCTTTTGAGAGCTTCAGcgagcttgtcaaggaaGGTCAGAATGGTTGTGGTTTCGAAACTTCATCAGAACTGGCGGAGATTCTCGCGAGACTTCTGAGCTTTTCGGGACAAGAGGAGCTGGCTCGTTTGAAGAAGGGTGCAGTTAGTGAGGGCTCTCTGAGGTGGGATCAGGAATGGGACCGTGTAGTTGGCAAAGTCATTGGGCTTGTTGGTGAAGAGAGCATTTAG
- a CDS encoding related to zinc transporter, with protein MTSSYVLPTSTLPHAHQNHMHSHTRSHSQSSLNSLRRQSTFSNGSLPSVPDEDHNHDVSHNCADGNGNHSAHSHNPSIHKHGHRRSRMSNTSATIAREKLPPAPLNTLEGWTEERTPGGKSILTPGPESANMTYSPPEFPHDHHDHGHHDHSHDHTHNHSHSHNHSHSHDHSNHYGHDHGHPHDDDKGKRSLFTRMILPYTTRFPILNAILIEKDSRRIFYFMALNFSFMAVQAFYGYVTDSLGLLSDSIHMFFDCVALMVGLLAAVLSKWPRSQRFPYGFGKIETLSGFANGILLMLLSVEIAFEAFERLWEGTQTKRLGELFIVSTLGLLVNLVGMMAFGHHHHGHDHGHDHGHSHSHDHGHDHSHGHGHDNENMHGIYLHILADTLGSVSVIVSTLLTSLWGWAGWDPLASCFIAVLIFLSSKPLVYSSAKRLLLSIPEDTEYNLRNSLGGILNQRGVVGYSSPKFWRDDHSASPSGGKLLGVVHVVAARGAPLEDVRDRVREYLLREGADVVVQVEREGDNSCWCSRRGIPAPPATPTLTSAKAF; from the exons ATGACGTCCTCATACGTCCTTCCGACTTCCACTCTGCCGCATGCGCATCAGAACCATATGCATTCACACACGCGAAGTCATTCTCAATCGTCGTTGAACAGCCTTAGACGACAATCGACTTTCTCCAACGGGAGCCTTCCATCAGTACCCGACGAAGACCATAACCACGATGTTAGCCATAATTGTGCGGATGGAAACGGAAACCATTCTGCACACTCCCACAACCCGAGCATCCACAAGCATGGACACAGACGCTCCCGCATGTCCAACACAAGCGCAACTATTGCCCGCGAGAAACTCCCTCCAGCCCCATTAAACACATTGGAGGGGTGGACAGAAGAGAGAACACCGGGAGGCAAGAGCATACTTACACCAGGTCCCGAATCGGCCAATATGACTTATTCTCCTCCGGAATTTCCCCACGACCATCATGACCACGGCCATCACGATCATTCCCACGACCATACCCACAACCATTCGCATTCTCACAACCACTCACATAGCCATGACCATAGCAATCATTATGGGCATGATCATGGCCACCcgcatgatgatgataaggGCAAAAGATCATTATTCACCCGGATGATTCTGCCGTATACAACAAGATTTCCTATTTTGAATGCTATCTTGATTGAGAAGGACTCCAGGCgtattttttactttatgGC GCTCAACTTTTCGTTCATGGCTGTACAGGCGTTTTATGGCTACGTCACAGACTCGCTTGGTTTACTGAGCGACAGTATCCATATGTTCTTTGATTGCGTGGCGCTCATGGTGGGCTTGTTGGCTGCTGTATTGAGCAAATGGCCGCGAAGCCAGAGATTTCCTTATGGCTTCGGCAAGATTGAGACATTGAGTGGGTTCGCCAACGGTATCTTGTTGAT GTTACTCAGTGTCGAAATTGCCTTTGAGGCTTTTGAACGGCTGTGGGAGGGAACTCAAACAAAGCGATTAGGCGAGCTCTTTATTGTGAGCACTTTGGGTCTTCTTGTTAATCTGGTTGGAATGATGGCATTCGGTCACCATCACCACGGACACGACCATGGACACGACCACGGGCATTCTCACAGCCATGATCATGGCCATGACCACAGCCACGGCCACGGCCACGACAACGAGAACATGCACGGCATTTACTTGCATATCCTTGCTGATACCTTGGGCAGCGTGTCGGTCATCGTATCGACATTATTGACGAGCTTATGGGGATGGGCCGGATGGGATCCGTTGGCCTCATGCTTTATTGCTGTTCTGATCTTTCTTTCATCCAAGCCGCTAGTATACTCGTCAGCAAAACGGCTGCTACTAAGCATTCCAGAAGATACAGAGTACAATCTTCGAAACAGCTTAGGCGGTATCCTGAACCAACGAGGAGTAGTAGGCTATTCGTCGCCAAAGTTTTGGAGGGATGATCACAGCGCTAGCCCTAGTGGTGGGAAGTTATTAGGCGTTGTTCACGTAGTGGCAGCAAGAGGAGCTCCGTTGGAAGACGTTCGAGATCGAGTCCGCGAATATCTCTTGAGAGAAGGGGCAGACGTTGTGGTGCAAGTTGAACGAGAAGGAGACAACAGCTGTTGGTGCAGTAGACGAGGAAtcccagcaccaccagcaacGCCCACATTGACATCAGCGAAGGCATTCTAG
- a CDS encoding probable carnitine/acyl carnitine carrier has product MSSADTPDSAIEARVVDKLKTIAPTPEPKDDSKAGASSGLAQQLRAFAAGGFGGLCAVVVGHPFDLVKVRLQTAERGVYSSAIDVVRKSIARDGLRRGLYAGVSAPLVGVTPMFAVSFWGYDLGKQIVRGVSEVPAEGLTIAQISTAGFISAIPMTAITAPFERIKVILQVQGQKQLAPGEKPKYNGGVDVVRQLYKEGGLRSVFRGSAATLARDGPGSAAYFAAYEYIKRKMTPIDPLTGKPSGQLSLSAITCAGAAAGVAMWIPVFPIDTVKSRLQTSEGNISVGSIVRELYGKGGVKAFFPGFGPALARAVPANAATFLGVELAHQAMNKVFG; this is encoded by the exons ATGTCCTCCGCCGATACCCCCGACTCCGCCATCGAGGCCCGTGTCGTAGACAAGCTGAAGACCATTGCGCCCACTCCTGAACCAAAAGATGACTCCAAGGCCGGCGCATCCTCTGGCCTCGCTCAGCAGCTCCGCGCCTTTGCGGCTGGTGGTTTCGGTGGTCTCTGCGCTGTCGTAGTGGGACATCCTttcgatcttgtcaaggtcCGCCTTCAAACCGCTGAGAGAGGTGTTTACTCCTCTGCCATCGATGTTGTTCGCAAGAGTATTGCTCGTGATGGTCTGCGAAGAGGTCTTTACGCTGGCGTAAGCGCGCCTCTTGTCGGTGTCACACCTATGT TTGCCGTGTCCTTTTGGGGTTACGACCTCGGCAAGCAAATCGTCCGAGGCGTCAGTGAAGTCCCCGCCGAGGGTCTCACAATCGCCCAGATCTCAACCGCCGGCTTCATCTCCGCCATTCCCATGACCGCCATCACAGCACCCTTCGAGCGCATCAAGGTCATCCTCCAAGTCCAGGGTCAGAAGCAGCTTGCTCCCGGCGAGAAGCCCAAGTATAACGGAGGTGTTGACGTCGTCCGCCAGCTCTACAAGGAGGGTGGTCTCCGCAGCGTCTTCCGCGGCAGCGCTGCTACTCTCGCCCGTGACGGCCCCGGTTCTGCTGCCTACTTTGCCGCCTACGAGTACATCAAGCGAAAGATGACACCGATTGATCCCCTCACTGGAAAGCCCAGCGGTCAGCTTAGTCTCAGTGCTATCACATGCGCTGGAGCTGCCGCTGGAGTTGCCATGTGGATACCTGTCTTCCCCATCGATACGGTCAAGTCTCGTCTGCAGACCTCGGAGGGTAACATCTCCGTTGGCAGCATCGTTCGTGAGCTCTACGGAAAGGGTGGCGTCAAGGCGTTCTTCCCAGGATTTGGCCCTGCCCTTGCTCGTGCTGTGCCCGCCAACGCTGCTACTttccttggtgttgagctggcTCACCAGGCCATGAACAAGGTCTTCGGCTAG
- a CDS encoding probable GPI-anchor transamidase, whose protein sequence is MNLSILRFHAIVAAAMFTTIAFGEHTSNWAVLVCTSRFWFNYRHLANVLSMYRTVKRLGIPDSQIILMLPDDMACNPRNAFPGTVYSNSDRAVDLYGDNIEVDYRGYEVTVENFIRLLTDRVGAEMPRSKRLLTDDRSNILVYMTGHGGNEFLKFQDAEEIGAFDLANAFEEMWEKKRYHEILFMIDTCQANTMYSRLYSPNIIATGSSKLDQSSYSHHADNDVGVAVIDRYTYYNLEFLENNVKDLNSQKTVGELFDSYDFGKIHSHAGVRYDLFPGGEENARSRLITDFFGNIQNVEVDRSGNLTLEEDLLALSKKIALLQQKEAEAAKESVGEKVSAKAPASAPTEAARKIQKAKALTDGNWWTKKVVGATALAGCGLLWGLGSFLEG, encoded by the exons ATGAACCTCTCAATACTTCGATTTCATGCCATCGTGGCAGCGGCCATGTTCACGACAATCGCTTTCGGCGAGCATACCAGCAACTGGGCCGTTCTCGTCTGCACATCACGATTCTGGTTCAACTACCGCCATCTCGCCAATGTCCTCTCTATGTACCGTACCGTCAAGCGCCTGGGTATCCCTGACTCCCAGATCATCCTCATGCTTCCCGACGACATGGCCTGCAATCCCCGGAACGCGTTCCCTGGAACCGTCTACAGCAATTCTGACCGCGCTGTTGATCTCTACGGCGACAACATCGAGGTGGACTACCGTGGCTACGAAGTTACTGTCGAGAACTTTATTCGCCTGTTGACGGATCGCGTGGGCGCGGAGATGCCGCGAAGCAAGCGTCTCCTTACCGATGATCGAAGCAACATCTTGGTTTATATGACTGGCCATGGTGGAAACGAGTTCCTCAAGTTCCAGGATGCTGAAGAGATTGGCGCATTTGATCTTGCCAACGCTTTTGAGGAGAtgtgggagaagaagag ATATCACGAGATCCTCTTCATGATCGACACCTGCCAAGCGAACACCATGTACAGCAGACTTTACTCCCCTAACATCATCGCTACCGGTTCCTCCAAGCTCGATCAGTCCTCATACTCGCATCACGCCGACAACGATGTAGGCGTCGCCGTTATCGATCGATACACGTACTACAATCTTGAATTCCTTGAGAATAACGTCAAGGACCTGAACAGCCAGAAGACAGTGGGCGAACTGTTCGACAGCTACGACTTCGGCAAGATCCACTCACATGCTGGAGTGCGCTACGACCTCTTCCCTGGCGGCGAAGAAAACGCCCGTAGCCGTCTGATCACAGACTTCTTCGGCAACATCCAAAACGTTGAGGTTGACCGCAGCGGCAACTTGACTCTCGAGGAGGATCTCCTGGCGCTCAGCAAGAAAATTGCCCTTCTGCAGCAGAAGGAAGCAGAGGCAGCCAAGGAGTCTGTTGGGGAGAAGGTATCTGCAAAGGCACCTGCTAGTGCTCCAACTGAGGCAGCCAGGAAGATCCAAAAAGCCAAGGCATTGACGGATGGCAACTGGTGGACAAAGAAGGTCGTTGGTGCAACAGCGCTTGCAGGTTGTGGCCTTCTCTGGGGTTTAGGATCTTTCTTAGAGGGTTGA